Genomic DNA from Heteronotia binoei isolate CCM8104 ecotype False Entrance Well chromosome 8, APGP_CSIRO_Hbin_v1, whole genome shotgun sequence:
GAGCTCTAGTGTGTGGGGTTGGCAttggggttcttctgcttttggAGTGGTCTTCTCAAATCCCCTTTTCTCAGGCTTTAAGGGAAAGTGGGTGGGACCCAGGTCTGTTCTCTGACAATTATATTAAAACTACCAGTTATCTTGTGAAGAAATGcaatttttctttggaggtttgagatgagcaaaaccttcactcttgagttttaaaagttttaaagtccccccccccctcctttctgggtAAAGAACAGGCAGGATGTGGGGAAAgtcagttcagttgctttccagacttacatCAGCTCACCTTCATACAAGTGCTAATAGGTCTAGCCAATGGGATGGTAAAGCTTCCTCCCTCTttaagcagggaacagagacttGGAAGTGCTAAATAcaagagagacttcaggaaggaatTCCAGAAGAATCTCCAGGAAAGGCTTCTCTAATCCAGCCTGACTTGGCCAGTGGTGAGGAAAAGAGAAGTGATAAAACTCCTGGAAACAAGGAAGAAGCTCTCTTtggtgctgagtccatcagagcagacagaaactcttaactgaggtctggaggaggcagcTATTAACCATGTGCTGACCTGAAGAGTTGGAGGAAGCTGCAAGGTAATGGTGACTCTCAGGGCTTTCttcgagcaggaatgcacaggaattcagttctggctggcttgatttcaggaggtgtggcctaatatgcaaataagttcctgctgaaagCCCTGGTGACTCTGTAGAGacctaagctaaggagcctgtcctatttttaacatctgatagggcatttatagagagagggacagaggaattgcattttacccatttatttttaatcccttgctcaatctggtgctgtgccaaaagtatgcttgtgaacatatTCTTTTAAGAAATACTATATAACCTTTGATGCTATTACTGGTTCTCTGTACCAAATAGACCTCCATGTAGATCTTGGAGCACTGGAAGAAGGCCGTCAGTTGACAAGTGGCTATTCTTCCAagggtgcacaaggcagtaaataGTCCATGTGGTGACCAGGCATTGGGCAGTGGGAgccagaggcaaggcctcagagcttggaagggaagctgggagtcctgagcCTCCTAGCaggcaattccttacaaaggtcatgtggtggcagtggttacccaagaaagaaagaaaagcctctctggGTGTTggggaaaaccttggagggcagggtgaaACAGGACTTGCAGTCCAGAGCGGGACTGTTCCACCACAACCCTTAATGAACatttattggatttttaaatGTTGGCAGCCTGGATGCCACCCAGGATAAATTTCAGACAGCATTAATACACAAACAATGTGTAATTTTGTGTCACTTTCCAGGATTACCAGGTACCTTTAAGCCTATATGACATCAACTTTTTCAGCTTATATCAAGACATATGGTACAAATGAGTGGGATTCTTAAAATGCCTGACATACTTTCATTAGCTTTTACTGTCATCATGCACTATAGCCTCAGTGCTATAGTGTTTCATGGGACTTGTACTGGTGTATAATTTAACTTGAGGAAGGGATGTCCGGGcccttctcagatctcagaacttgagcagggtcagccctgactagtatttggatggaagatgacacagaggaagccaatggaaaaccacctctaaatgtctcttgccttgaaaaccctatggggttgccataagtcagcagtgacttgacgacactttccaccaccaccagagaTGTCAGGTCCTCCACTTCAGTTTAGCTGTAGAGTTTTGACTGAATGCTACAGTTTCACCAGAAATAAGATGGAGTCACTTCTGGTCATGCCAGAAGTTGGGCCATGCAGAACCATTCACAGTGGCAATAGATTATCTACACAAGGTCTTCCTATACACATTCCTCGCCTGTTGCGGATTTACTCTGCCATTTCACTAGAGACTTTTTTgccagttctttaaaaaaattgctaTAGCAATATAGCAACTACTAATCTTTTAGCAAAAAGCCCTCCAATTGTATGGCAGAGAAGATGGCAGGTAAAGGAGGAAGATAGCAGTAAAATGGCATTGAAGTGGGGGAAGATTAAAAATGCTCACCTATTCGTCCATCCATCCAGTATGTTAACCTCCTTGAACTGCAGCCTTTCCAGAAAGACTGTGGCCAAGCAGGGTTGGGAAAGACTGGAACAAAACAGGAGAACTTGGAAAGTGGATGGCTGGAGGATGATGTCATGTGGATGCTCCAAAACTGCTCCAGTTTGAAAGTCAAGGCAGAACAAAACAGCTGTGTGGGTATAACCTCAGATGCACTAACCAGGTGGCATAAAACTGTGTCAGCAGTAGCACTGCAGTGAGTCTAAGGAGCCATGGGAAGACAGCAGAGGGCAGTGGCATGAAGACTCTTAAACTGGATATCCAAGTCAGAGTATTAGTCATTTGCCGAGCCTTGGTTCCTACTGCTACCTTTTATTTTGAGGCCATAGTGTAGTACAATCAGaatatttactatttatttacaaaGTGCTAATATTCTGGATGACACTTACCAAACTAAAAACAGAAACAATTCCCTGTCAGCAGCTGATATGAGCCCTAAAGGACAGGACATAGAAAAGAATAATCACACTTTAAAAACCTGGTAGAGTACTTCAGCGTCCTTTAAGGGATGTTTTGTCCATGCATAAGACTTGTTCATCTATACATTTGAAAATataagcttccccccccccacacacacacacacagactagTGTATCTGTtgtgaccaggactttttttgtagaaaaagcccagcaggaacttatttgcatattaggccacacctctaacaccaagctagccggaactgcgttcctttgtgttcctgctcaaaaaaaaagagccctggttgtgACTGAATACTCTGTGGATCGTGGGTTTGAGGGAGTGCTGAACATCCCTGTAGCATTACTGTGCCTTTTACAGATCTTTAGCTTGACTTAAAAATTATTTGACGATGGTACACTTTCCCTCTACTTCTGAAGTATACACTATTGGATAATTTTGCATCCAACCCTGAGTTCCTTCAAGAAATGTGGAATGAAATTGTGGCAGATCTCTctagtttaaaaacaacaacaggaaatGGTGACTGTCCCCCTATTCCTCAGTCCACAGCAGGGCTACTCTAAAATTCATCACAAGGGAGACGCAGCTGTGAGCAGTGAGAGAACCTATATAGACAACAGGAAAGTCTGGCTCCCATCTGCAGATATCTTAATCTGCTGATCAGGGCTATACTgacactaaacagatttttctgcaaatgtgAGAAACCtaaatcttattttttttttaattctgatttttttaaaaaaaaaaaaaattgggatggTCTAAATCCCCCCCAATTTACTTGTACAGCTGGTAGAAGCTGCCACAGGGACCTGCTTCAGACTCAGCCAGGGCAGTGGTGGACGTCAGGAACCTCTCTGGCCCTGGTTGTGTTGGCAGAGGACACCAGGAACCTCTCCCGGCACAGCTGTGGTGGCAGACACTGGAAGGCTCTCTGGTCTCAACCATGGTGGCACCAGCATCTGGGAGGCTAAATGGAACAAATGGGAAAAATGGAATGGAGGCTCTCTGGGCCCAGCCACAGCGGCACTGGTGTCCAGGAGGCCTTTTGGGCTCTGCTGTGGTGGTGCTGGCAATCAGGAAGCTCTCCAGGCTCAAAGTAGCTCTCAGACTCCGTCACCACTGCAGCCAGGCCTGGGACCTGGAACCACACCTGGCTCAGTGATAGGGAAGTCACTCTGGGCCTGAAGCAGCTTTTTGACACTGCAGATAATGTGGCCAGTAAGGTAAGGATTTGGGAAAGAACAACAAGAGGAAGGGGTagaaagagggggggagaaaTAGAGAAGGAAATAGGTTGATGgataaggggaagggaaaggagagactGAGGGagaatagtggggggggggggcaaaagagaaATAGGGTAGGTTGACAgagaaggggagaaagaagaggaataGTCTGTGAAGAGGGGAGAAATAAAGAGGGAGTAGgttggaagaggagggggaagaaagagggggaaatttgttagagaaggggggagaggaaaggaagaaaagggggtAAGGATGCACCCTCCTGACAAGTTTCTAGCAGGTCCCcatttatgtgtttttatttgaGTTACAGTATATCTTCTTTGGTGCAAATAAACCCTTAGCCCCCCTGTTATACATACTTAGGTTTCATTTTGCTAAGGGTTGGGGCTAAGGGTTTATTTGCACCAAAGAAGATATGCAGTTGTGTCTCACATCACACTCTAGAAAAGGAAACAGGAGGTAACATCAAGATGCACAGAGGAACTTACCAGATACAGTGCTACAAAACGCAGTCTGGGAATGCTGCTTTGCAAGACTTCCATGGAAAAAGTTGCCAGTTGTGTTGGTTTGAGTTGAAATATCTTGGTGGCATTGGGAACAGTCATGCATGTCTGTGTGGTCTCTTCAACTCATATATGGTGTACCTGAAGCCTGCTAATGTTTGCTTTTCTCTTGCCCTTTGTCCACAGGTCTGAGTAATATAATTGGCATCATTGTGTACATATCAGCCAATGCTGGAGACCCTTCAAAAAGCGACTCCAAGAAGAACAGTTATTCTTATGGTTGGTCCTTCTACTTCGGGGCCCTGTCCTTCATTATAGCCGAGATGGTGGGAGTGCTGGCCGTACACATGTTTATTGACCGGCACAAACAGCTGCGTGCCAGTGCTCATGCCACGGACTACCTCCAGTCCTCTGCCATCACCCGCATACCCAGCTACCGCTACCGCTATCAGAGACGCAGTCGCTCAAGTTCCCGTTCCACTGAGCCTTCACACTCCAGGGATGCCTCTCCTGTCGGGATCAAAGGGTTCAATACCCTCCCATCAACGGAGATCTCGATGTATACCTTGACCAGGGACCCCCTGAAGGCTGCCACCACTCCCACCGCCACCTACAATTCAGACAGGGATAACAGCTTCCTCCAGGTTCACAATTGTATCCAGAAAGAAAACAAGGACTCTATCCACACTAACACAGCCAACCGCCGGACCACCCCTGTATGAAGCCATCAAGAGGGGCTGAAAATGGGGGCAGGGAAGGTGGGAGTGGGCATTGGGTGCAAGATGGGAGGGAGCAGTGGGGgcgggcagggagggagaggagaaagcaACCATGGGGAAACCttccaaaagcaaaaaaaaaaaaaatgaacaaactTAAGTGAAACATCTGAAAAAGAAACaacaaaaagtttaaaaaaaaggaaaaacaaaacaaaaaaattcaaaaaaatcaagagaaagaaatataaaaaatagaaaataaatttaaaagaaaatgcatGATTTCCCATGTACCATTATTTTAACATTTaataaaaacagatttaaaaaaggAACCaagaaataacaaaaaaaaaattaaaataccaaGCGGGAAGAGGAGGCAGCTCTTTggatctttttgtttgtttgttttactctTTAATTTTACATTTTCTTTTCACTTTTAACCCACTGTGGACTTGCAGATTCTTGAGGATCTCCAGGAGCAGGCAGTAATGAAATGCAGTAGTTTTGGTGTCGCAGTGGATGCCTGTTTGCACATGTACGGTGGCCTGCCTAAGGAGTGACTAATAATTCAACATGATCTTGCTGGTCCACAGGGCTTAACAGTGACTCTCCTGTCCTTGGGGATTCCAGGGATTAATGCTGATTCACTGATCTCCAGGTCTCAGGAAGCCGAGGCTGACCAGCTCAGCCCTGCTAGCCTGTGATGACCCTGGCGTTAAGttacattgcaaaaaaaaacaaaaaacaaaaaagcttcaTAAAAAGAGTGGCAATTTTTTAATAAAAGAAAACCAactataaataaatgtaaatataataaGTGGATTTACTTGCAAGAAAGCCAgatagtatttttatttttattttctttttttttctcagctTGAAAAAAACTGTGAAAACTAATATCTTAGGGGTTGAGAGGCTTCTAAAGAGAAAATGGAAACTAAGTCCATTTAACAAAAAATACACATAAAAATACCCAGAACTTGGTCAGCTGGTTGGAGTGGCTAGCATTCCCCAATGGCCATGCAAACccgggagtggaggggggggggacacctctTTCTAGGAAGAGGGTGATGCTGCTATTGCTGGGGTTGGGACACTGGATGTAGACTAGGTGGTAACATGGAGACCTCTGCTCACATTCACTCCCAGGCAAGCTATTATGCTGTTCCCTCATTCTCTGTTCCAGGCTTGAAAAGAAGATATTCTAGGTGACTGCTGCTTGCTCAGAGATGTCAGCTTCTTGACATTGCTACCTTTTCCGAATTCATGGATAGGTTTTCACAGATTCACCCACAGATTCAAAAGCACTGTGGGCTTGTGTACTTGCACAGCGTTGCACAGGTAGCAATGCAGGTTAAGCAAGACTCTTTGAGAGCGCAAAGCTCCATGGGAAATGATTTTCCCCCAGCCAGCATCATGTTTAAGTCAGCCTTGCACACATACACAAGCCCTGCACCTGTACCAAAACATATTCCCAGTACCAAATCCCTTAACATTGCCCGTCTCTGCCACAGGAAGTTTACCAGAAGGAACTACAGGTGGGAGCCCTCGGGGAAGCCTGTGTGAAGAAGTGAAGTGGTTGTAATAAAGGGAAAGAGGAGGGACCCATGCATCTTGTCTTCCATGGGCCCAGAGTTTCCCCCAATGGCCTATTGATCCTCCACTGGCTGACTATGCCTGCTGTTATATATGGACATTAAAAATAGGTGTACATAccacaggcccatagctaggcCTTGCCAACCCCTTAACTGAAAGGGGCTCCTGTGCCTTTATTAGCTGAGTATTAAGCAGGGATTTAGCATGTGTTGCTTCTCCCGTTCTTGTGGCCTCCTTCAGGTGGAGGCATGGCCTAGTTGCTGTTTAGCACTCGTCAAGAGAGGAGACAACATTTAGGGTATAGGAGATCGGCTTCCCATCCCTGCTTTGCTGATAGGCCTGATCCAAATTCTCCTCTTGCTCATCCAGGGGGTAACCTTCTGCTCTCATTCTGAAGTGAGGGTCTAAGTGCCGCAAGGCTGTGGAGAGTTCAGTCCTGAGATCCAGTTCTCTTCTCTCTCTACTTGGATCAGAGGCGTATGCTGCTGATTCAACAGCAGTTACTCTTGGTTTACCTCAGCAAAAAAGGAGTCACACTCATCCAAACTCACAGATGACATTTCTGACT
This window encodes:
- the CACNG2 gene encoding voltage-dependent calcium channel gamma-2 subunit isoform X1, which gives rise to MGLFDRGVQMLLTTVGAFAAFSLMTIAVGTDYWLYSRGVCKMKGTGENETSKKNEEVMTHSGLWRTCCLEGNFKGLCKQIDHFLEDTEYEADTAEYFLRAVRASSIFPILSVILLFMGGLCIAASEFYKTRHNIILSAGIFFVSAGLSNIIGIIVYISANAGDPSKSDSKKNSYSYGWSFYFGALSFIIAEMVGVLAVHMFIDRHKQLRASAHATDYLQSSAITRIPSYRYRYQRRSRSSSRSTEPSHSRDASPVGIKGFNTLPSTEISMYTLTRDPLKAATTPTATYNSDRDNSFLQVHNCIQKENKDSIHTNTANRRTTPV
- the CACNG2 gene encoding voltage-dependent calcium channel gamma-2 subunit isoform X2 gives rise to the protein MGLFDRGVQMLLTTVGAFAAFSLMTIAVGTDYWLYSRGVCKMKGTGENETSKKNEEVMTHSGLWRTCCLEGNFKGLCKQIDHFLEDTEYEADTAEYFLRLSNIIGIIVYISANAGDPSKSDSKKNSYSYGWSFYFGALSFIIAEMVGVLAVHMFIDRHKQLRASAHATDYLQSSAITRIPSYRYRYQRRSRSSSRSTEPSHSRDASPVGIKGFNTLPSTEISMYTLTRDPLKAATTPTATYNSDRDNSFLQVHNCIQKENKDSIHTNTANRRTTPV